From Pelosinus fermentans DSM 17108, the proteins below share one genomic window:
- the thrS gene encoding threonine--tRNA ligase: MKKIQVTLKDGSIREVEQGTTLAEFAASISRSLAKSAVAAKVDGHVTDLPIQLNNDAKVEFVTFEDAEGRDAFRHTSSHILAQAVKRLFTNVKIAIGPAIANGFYYDFDVNEAFTPEDLEKIQAEMEKIVKEDFPIERMEVSRDEAIRIFEELGEDYKVELIRDLPIDVAISMYKQGEFIDLCAGPHLASTGKVKAIKLQSVAGAYWRGDEKRKMLQRIYGTSFEKKADLDAYLTMLEEAAKRDHRKLGRELDLFSIQEEGPGFPFFHPKGMVLRNELENFWRKLHFKYRYQEIKTPIILNQKLWQQSGHWDHYRENMYFTTIDNEGYAVKPMNCPGGILVYRTQHHSYRELPLRTAELGLVHRHEISGALHGLMRVRSFTQDDAHIFMLPSQIKTEIQGVIDLFDAVYSTFGLSYHAELSTKPEKAMGSDEVWNLTTNALKDALEERGMEYRINEGDGAFYGPKIDFHLRDSIGRTWQCGTIQLDMQMPEKFDLNYVGEDGQKHRPVMIHRVAFGSIERFIGILIEHYAGAFPAWLAPVQVKILPITDRQAAYAHKLAATMFEQEIRVEVDDRSEKIGYKIREAQMQKIPYTLVVGDKEVESGSVAVRKRGQGDIGGKPASEFISDLLKEIKEKA, translated from the coding sequence ATGAAAAAGATACAAGTGACATTGAAAGATGGAAGCATACGTGAGGTTGAACAAGGAACTACATTAGCTGAATTTGCAGCATCCATTAGCCGCAGCTTGGCTAAAAGTGCCGTAGCTGCAAAAGTGGATGGGCATGTGACTGATTTACCAATTCAATTAAATAACGATGCAAAGGTTGAGTTTGTTACATTTGAAGATGCTGAAGGACGTGACGCTTTTCGTCATACTTCATCACATATATTAGCTCAGGCAGTAAAACGTTTATTTACGAATGTCAAAATTGCAATTGGTCCTGCTATTGCAAATGGATTTTATTATGATTTTGATGTAAATGAGGCTTTTACTCCTGAAGATTTAGAAAAAATTCAAGCTGAAATGGAAAAAATCGTTAAGGAAGATTTCCCTATTGAAAGAATGGAAGTTAGTCGTGACGAGGCGATCCGTATCTTTGAAGAGTTAGGTGAAGATTATAAAGTAGAACTAATACGTGATTTACCAATTGATGTAGCGATTTCCATGTATAAACAAGGAGAATTTATTGATTTGTGCGCAGGCCCACATCTTGCTTCTACTGGCAAGGTTAAAGCCATTAAGTTGCAAAGTGTGGCTGGTGCCTATTGGCGCGGTGATGAAAAACGTAAAATGTTACAGCGTATTTATGGTACTTCTTTTGAGAAGAAGGCTGATTTAGATGCATATCTGACGATGTTGGAAGAGGCTGCAAAGCGTGATCATCGTAAATTAGGGCGAGAACTTGATTTATTTAGTATACAAGAAGAAGGTCCTGGCTTTCCGTTCTTTCATCCAAAAGGTATGGTGCTGAGAAATGAACTTGAAAACTTCTGGCGCAAATTGCATTTTAAATATCGATATCAAGAAATTAAAACCCCTATTATTCTGAATCAAAAATTATGGCAGCAATCAGGTCATTGGGATCATTATAGGGAAAATATGTATTTTACTACTATTGATAATGAAGGCTATGCTGTAAAGCCTATGAACTGTCCAGGAGGAATATTAGTTTATCGTACTCAGCATCATAGCTACCGGGAGCTTCCCCTTAGAACAGCGGAATTAGGGTTGGTACATCGTCATGAGATTTCAGGAGCGCTGCATGGCTTAATGCGAGTTCGGAGCTTTACTCAGGATGATGCTCATATCTTTATGCTGCCTTCTCAAATCAAAACAGAAATACAGGGTGTAATTGATTTATTTGATGCTGTATACAGTACTTTTGGTTTATCATATCATGCAGAGTTAAGTACAAAACCTGAAAAAGCTATGGGATCTGATGAGGTGTGGAACCTAACGACTAATGCTCTTAAAGATGCTTTGGAAGAAAGAGGCATGGAGTATCGCATAAATGAAGGTGATGGTGCGTTTTATGGTCCTAAAATTGACTTTCATTTAAGAGATTCTATTGGACGTACTTGGCAGTGCGGTACGATTCAATTGGATATGCAGATGCCGGAGAAATTTGATCTTAATTATGTGGGAGAAGATGGGCAAAAGCATCGTCCTGTTATGATTCACCGTGTAGCCTTCGGCAGCATAGAGAGGTTTATTGGGATTTTAATTGAACATTATGCTGGAGCCTTTCCTGCTTGGCTGGCACCAGTACAGGTTAAGATATTACCAATTACTGATCGGCAGGCAGCATATGCTCATAAGTTGGCAGCTACTATGTTTGAGCAAGAGATCCGGGTTGAGGTAGATGACCGCAGTGAAAAAATTGGTTATAAGATTCGTGAGGCACAAATGCAAAAAATCCCATATACACTAGTTGTTGGGGATAAAGAAGTTGAGTCAGGTAGTGTCGCTGTGCGTAAGCGTGGTCAAGGTGATATTGGTGGAAAACCTGCTAGTGAGTTTATTTCCGATCTTTTAAAAGAAATAAAGGAAAAAGCTTGA
- the ytxC gene encoding putative sporulation protein YtxC: MKLLSVGLSGTTHDIRERLQLDCKTLIKDGYKIAIDETNKGHYTFIGCNVMEGELSFRNYERIKNAVKHHVANMLAELIISREEKKIVYKIVEDNYYYFSVEERKIIYDNTLQLLNDNYGVVADFGFGTRSKNIVEKIAEYLNAHHELVLEGFINFRLKEYREKLARVVDTAVDDFMMELEYQEFIRVLRYFVTIQEPQVEEVHVVIINSGTYKILDEQGNLISNQKLENFVLENDDSINHEDLLITALITIAPYSVMVHVEDHNRAATKSLVDIIKNIFDDRFMICNGCDFCINAYKEDFMPTH; encoded by the coding sequence GTGAAATTGCTTTCGGTTGGTTTAAGCGGAACAACCCATGATATCCGAGAAAGATTGCAATTGGATTGTAAAACATTAATTAAAGATGGATATAAAATAGCGATTGATGAGACCAATAAAGGACATTATACGTTTATTGGCTGCAATGTCATGGAAGGAGAATTGTCTTTTCGTAATTATGAACGGATTAAAAATGCAGTAAAACATCATGTTGCTAATATGCTGGCTGAATTAATTATTTCAAGAGAAGAAAAGAAAATTGTTTATAAAATTGTTGAAGATAATTATTATTATTTTTCTGTAGAAGAGCGTAAGATTATTTACGATAATACATTGCAGTTATTAAATGATAATTATGGTGTGGTTGCGGATTTTGGTTTTGGTACGCGCAGCAAGAATATAGTGGAAAAAATTGCTGAATATCTTAACGCTCATCATGAGCTTGTATTAGAAGGATTTATCAATTTTAGATTGAAAGAATATCGGGAGAAACTGGCTAGAGTAGTAGATACAGCTGTGGATGACTTTATGATGGAATTAGAATATCAAGAGTTTATTCGCGTTTTGCGATATTTTGTTACGATTCAGGAGCCACAGGTAGAGGAAGTACACGTAGTAATCATTAATTCTGGTACGTACAAAATTTTAGATGAACAGGGAAATTTAATTAGTAATCAAAAATTAGAAAATTTTGTGCTGGAAAATGATGATTCAATCAATCATGAAGACTTGCTTATTACAGCCCTTATTACGATAGCACCATATAGTGTTATGGTTCACGTAGAGGATCATAATCGTGCTGCGACTAAGAGTTTGGTAGATATTATAAAGAACATCTTTGATGATAGGTTTATGATATGCAACGGATGTGACTTTTGTATAAATGCCTATAAAGAAGATTTTATGCCTACCCATTAA
- a CDS encoding class II fructose-bisphosphate aldolase, which translates to MALVTMNHLLGDARNRKYAVGGFNVFNLETLCAVVEVAEELKTPLVLGITERFFKFVDVDTLSAAMVRAAQKSSVPIALHLDHGHTYEGIIKAIRWGFTSVMFDGSALPVSENLKRTREVTRIAHSLGVSVEGELGYVGCCEHVEDINEDNIVTCDVAADFVDKTKIDALAVSVGNKHGAYRGTTKLNITRLGQLNTVVSVPLVMHGGSKLSSDDYSNSIKCGISKINIPIDTSMAASEKLKNELRDNPGANYIFLMSAVKKGVKESVSKYMFHFNCISKAI; encoded by the coding sequence TTGGCGTTAGTAACGATGAATCATTTACTTGGCGATGCCCGTAATCGAAAGTATGCAGTTGGCGGTTTTAATGTATTTAATTTAGAAACATTATGTGCGGTTGTAGAAGTGGCAGAAGAATTGAAAACACCATTAGTACTTGGAATTACGGAACGGTTTTTCAAGTTTGTTGATGTAGATACCTTAAGCGCGGCTATGGTTCGTGCTGCACAAAAATCATCAGTACCGATAGCTCTCCATTTGGATCATGGTCATACTTACGAAGGGATTATTAAAGCAATTCGTTGGGGATTCACTTCTGTTATGTTTGATGGATCTGCTTTGCCTGTTAGCGAAAATTTGAAACGTACTAGAGAAGTTACACGTATAGCCCATTCCCTCGGCGTTTCTGTCGAAGGTGAATTGGGCTATGTTGGTTGTTGCGAGCATGTAGAGGATATTAATGAAGACAATATTGTGACATGTGATGTGGCCGCTGATTTTGTGGATAAAACTAAGATTGATGCTTTGGCTGTTTCAGTAGGTAATAAGCATGGAGCATATCGTGGTACGACAAAACTAAATATTACCAGATTAGGTCAGTTGAATACTGTTGTTAGCGTGCCATTAGTTATGCATGGAGGATCGAAATTGAGTAGTGACGATTACTCTAATTCTATAAAATGTGGCATTAGTAAGATTAATATTCCTATTGATACGTCTATGGCTGCAAGTGAAAAACTTAAAAATGAGCTGCGTGACAATCCGGGAGCTAATTATATATTTTTGATGTCTGCAGTTAAAAAAGGCGTGAAGGAATCAGTTAGTAAATATATGTTCCACTTTAATTGTATTTCTAAAGCTATATAA
- a CDS encoding anaerobic C4-dicarboxylate transporter, producing MIGLEFLVVLGCLILGTRYGGMGLGLISGIGLFILTFGFNLQPGQPPVDVMLTILAVIACASVLQTAGGLNVMMKVAERILRRHPSYITILAPLTTWTLTFLCGTGHVVYTMFPIIYDIAVKKGIRPERPMAVASVASQMGIGASPVSVSVVSMVSILAQSHGVGSAIGLLDLLSVSIPSTLLGVIVAALWSMNRGKDLDKDEDFQAKIQDPEQKEYIYGTSDTLLDKVFPKESYWATWIFFAAIGVVVLFGAFPNLLPSFGPVGKLKPLSMNLVIQMLMLIAGAIILIVCKVNQREISNGPVFKAGMVAIVSVFGVAWMSETFFHAHFALLKSTLAGVVASQPWMYAIVLFLVSKLVNSQGAAVAAIAPLGLSLGVDPKMMVAFFSASYGYFVLPTYPSDLACIGFDRSGTTRIGKYIINHSFIAPGLIGVGVGCLTGYFLVKILM from the coding sequence ATGATTGGTTTGGAGTTTTTAGTGGTCTTAGGCTGTTTGATCTTAGGCACTCGTTATGGTGGAATGGGATTAGGGTTAATTAGTGGTATCGGTCTTTTTATTCTTACTTTTGGTTTTAATCTGCAACCTGGTCAACCACCCGTCGATGTTATGCTGACGATTTTAGCAGTAATTGCTTGTGCTTCTGTATTGCAAACTGCTGGAGGTTTAAATGTGATGATGAAGGTTGCGGAGCGTATATTACGCCGTCACCCTTCTTACATCACGATTTTAGCCCCACTCACTACTTGGACATTGACGTTTTTATGCGGTACTGGTCATGTCGTTTATACAATGTTTCCTATTATCTATGACATTGCGGTTAAAAAAGGAATTCGCCCTGAAAGACCAATGGCTGTTGCTTCCGTTGCATCTCAAATGGGAATCGGCGCATCTCCTGTATCCGTTTCAGTTGTGTCGATGGTTTCGATTCTAGCTCAATCCCATGGTGTAGGTAGTGCGATTGGTCTTCTTGATTTGTTGTCTGTTTCTATTCCGTCTACATTGTTGGGAGTTATTGTTGCTGCTCTTTGGAGTATGAACCGTGGTAAAGATCTGGACAAGGATGAAGATTTTCAAGCAAAAATTCAAGATCCAGAGCAAAAGGAATACATTTATGGAACTTCCGATACTCTATTAGACAAGGTATTCCCAAAAGAATCCTATTGGGCAACTTGGATATTCTTTGCTGCCATTGGTGTTGTTGTTCTATTTGGTGCATTCCCTAATTTACTTCCTTCTTTTGGTCCTGTTGGAAAATTGAAGCCATTATCAATGAATCTGGTTATCCAGATGTTGATGCTGATTGCAGGTGCTATTATTCTGATTGTTTGTAAGGTGAATCAACGGGAGATATCCAATGGTCCTGTTTTTAAAGCCGGTATGGTTGCAATTGTTTCTGTATTTGGTGTAGCATGGATGAGTGAGACTTTCTTTCATGCACATTTCGCCTTATTGAAGAGTACATTGGCGGGTGTTGTTGCTAGTCAGCCTTGGATGTATGCTATTGTATTGTTCCTAGTTTCAAAATTAGTGAATAGTCAAGGGGCTGCTGTTGCTGCAATTGCTCCTTTAGGTCTTAGTTTGGGAGTCGACCCCAAAATGATGGTAGCCTTTTTCTCCGCATCCTATGGATATTTTGTTTTACCAACCTACCCTAGTGATTTAGCGTGCATTGGATTTGATCGGTCGGGTACTACTCGAATTGGTAAATATATTATCAATCATAGTTTTATTGCTCCTGGTCTGATTGGTGTAGGGGTTGGATGTCTTACAGGCTATTTCTTAGTTAAAATACTCATGTAG
- a CDS encoding nitroreductase family protein yields the protein MNEVIRTIKNRRSVRIYREEQITEEELQVIVEAGLWAPSGHNMQPWHITVIQDKDLLLHMSNIATKEMAQSPLEWVARMGKSGRNLFYNAPTVLIVSGKQEDEVMLNSAVDCSAAIQNMLLAAESLDIGSCWIGLIRFFFAQEEEVKKLLLPEGVKPLYAVCLGYKGRANGKGPERKSGNVSYIR from the coding sequence ATGAATGAAGTGATTCGTACCATTAAAAATAGACGTAGTGTACGTATATATCGAGAAGAGCAAATTACAGAGGAAGAGTTACAGGTTATAGTGGAAGCTGGTTTGTGGGCTCCTAGCGGTCATAACATGCAGCCATGGCATATTACTGTTATTCAAGATAAAGATCTTCTATTGCATATGAGTAACATAGCCACTAAAGAAATGGCACAGTCTCCGCTTGAATGGGTTGCTCGTATGGGAAAGAGCGGACGTAACCTCTTTTATAATGCACCGACTGTACTTATTGTGTCAGGTAAACAAGAAGATGAGGTTATGCTGAATTCAGCTGTTGATTGTTCTGCTGCTATTCAAAATATGCTCTTAGCTGCAGAATCGCTGGATATTGGTTCTTGTTGGATTGGATTAATTCGCTTCTTTTTTGCTCAAGAGGAAGAAGTCAAAAAACTGCTGTTGCCAGAAGGTGTCAAACCGCTATATGCTGTTTGCCTGGGTTACAAGGGAAGAGCAAATGGAAAAGGTCCGGAACGTAAAAGTGGAAATGTTAGCTATATTCGTTAA
- a CDS encoding DEAD/DEAH box helicase has protein sequence MSELFEKIGISAQLAAGLGKAKIVVPTAIQTKVIPLSLAGRDIIGQSATGTGKTLAYLLPLFQKIDVSKREMQVMILAPTHELAIQIQRQIELLAKNSEIAVTSTPIIGNVNIARQIDKLKEKPHIIVGSSGRILELIQKKKIMSQTIKTIIIDEADRLLDDKNVDSVKAVLKTTLKDRQILLFSATITSNTLAIAKGIMRDPEIITIAEESNDRPDISHMYFVAEQRDKIEVIRKMVRLINAKRALVFINKSDDIEETTEKLIYHGLKAASIHGSSVKGDRKKSLEDFRKGNVQLLVASDVAARGLDIVGIDYVFNLDLPEDPQVYLHRVGRTGRAGESGIAISIITKQEVALVHKYEKLLKINIVAKQMEHGKIFDKYKAVRK, from the coding sequence ATGAGCGAATTATTTGAGAAGATCGGCATTTCTGCCCAATTGGCAGCAGGTTTAGGGAAGGCGAAAATTGTTGTCCCGACGGCAATACAGACGAAAGTAATTCCTTTGTCTTTAGCAGGCAGGGATATAATAGGTCAATCGGCAACGGGTACAGGTAAAACACTAGCTTATTTATTGCCTCTATTTCAAAAGATTGATGTGAGCAAACGAGAGATGCAGGTTATGATTCTTGCCCCTACCCATGAACTTGCTATTCAAATACAGCGGCAAATTGAACTATTAGCGAAGAACTCAGAAATTGCTGTAACGTCTACTCCTATTATTGGGAATGTAAATATAGCTAGGCAAATAGACAAATTAAAAGAGAAGCCACATATTATAGTGGGATCTAGTGGGCGGATATTGGAATTGATACAAAAAAAGAAGATAATGTCTCAGACAATCAAAACAATTATTATTGATGAAGCCGATCGTTTATTAGATGACAAAAATGTGGATAGTGTAAAAGCCGTTCTAAAGACTACGCTTAAAGATCGGCAGATTCTATTATTTTCGGCTACGATAACTTCAAATACGTTGGCAATTGCTAAAGGGATCATGCGTGACCCAGAGATCATTACAATTGCTGAAGAAAGTAACGATAGACCTGATATTTCACATATGTATTTTGTGGCAGAGCAGAGAGATAAAATTGAAGTCATACGTAAAATGGTACGACTTATTAATGCTAAACGTGCATTAGTTTTTATAAATAAAAGTGATGATATCGAAGAAACTACTGAAAAGCTTATATATCATGGACTAAAAGCTGCAAGCATACATGGAAGCTCTGTAAAAGGAGATCGTAAGAAATCATTAGAAGATTTTCGCAAGGGGAACGTTCAATTATTAGTTGCTTCTGATGTAGCAGCTCGCGGACTGGATATAGTCGGTATTGATTATGTATTTAATTTAGATTTGCCTGAAGACCCTCAAGTCTATTTACATCGTGTAGGAAGAACTGGGCGAGCGGGAGAAAGTGGTATCGCCATATCGATTATTACCAAGCAGGAAGTCGCTTTAGTTCATAAATACGAGAAGCTTTTGAAAATAAACATCGTAGCAAAACAGATGGAACACGGAAAAATATTTGATAAATATAAAGCAGTTCGTAAGTAG
- the infC gene encoding translation initiation factor IF-3: MSKDTLRINEEIRAREVRLTSATNEPLGIVQLRDALQMAAEQHLDLVEVAPTAKPPVCRIMDFGKFKYEQQKREKEAKKKQKVVTVKEVKLRPNIEDHDFDVKFKNAQRFLEDGDKVKVTIMFRGRELSHPELGKKVLDKMASQIKDIANIERAARLEGKNMIMILAPKPQN, encoded by the coding sequence ATTAGCAAAGACACATTAAGAATTAACGAGGAAATCAGGGCTAGAGAAGTTCGTTTGACTAGTGCAACTAATGAACCATTAGGTATTGTCCAACTAAGAGATGCGCTGCAGATGGCAGCAGAACAACATCTTGATTTAGTAGAGGTAGCACCAACGGCTAAGCCGCCTGTATGTCGTATTATGGATTTTGGTAAATTCAAATATGAGCAGCAGAAACGGGAGAAAGAAGCCAAGAAAAAACAAAAGGTTGTCACTGTCAAAGAAGTAAAACTACGTCCAAACATTGAGGATCACGACTTTGATGTTAAATTTAAAAACGCTCAACGCTTTCTCGAAGATGGTGACAAAGTAAAAGTAACCATCATGTTTCGTGGACGGGAGTTGTCCCATCCTGAACTAGGGAAGAAAGTTTTGGATAAAATGGCCAGCCAAATTAAAGACATTGCCAATATTGAGCGCGCGGCTAGGCTTGAAGGAAAAAATATGATAATGATTCTGGCACCTAAGCCACAGAATTAA
- a CDS encoding diguanylate cyclase domain-containing protein has protein sequence MFQNKYSIGFKITVMYIIISVLWILFSDYLVNSLVSDPGMVIKIEVAKGWFFVAITALVLYQLISRSSGLLRESEEQLQKKNEEIMTTYEELLASEEALKQQFDELLYREEKINRRNECLYALHEASITLMQGFMVDDLLKIVVRKMMEISGAQFGYIYLLSENDNSMISKVIEGFALDQIQERVKKGEGIIGKVWESGDIVIVPRYHEWEDRLRDPVYNLLKAGIGIPLKAEGKVIGVFSMNYTVKHVFDKEELQMLESFAELTSISLGNFLLYEALQKSQRRNQRLIDALPDSIYLLDCSGIVLSYKNGKEFTSKVNQEEKIGKKLEEFLMMENPQILAEKIQQALLTEKIQFFEYQYQEMKMIRYQEVRIIAINANEIIAIVRDITHRKDMEGKLQYYALHDRMTGLYNRVYFEEKLQELERNCQSSIGIVICDIDGLKLVNDTFGHQAGDELLISAAMIIKECFSGIAEVARVGGDEFAVILHNSSSTDIEEICQCIRRRVSEFREANTKIPLSISIGFSVKAYPKQSVSDIFKVADDNMYREKLHSSQSIRSSIVKTLSKALEIRDFVDDGHIDRLEILVVKLAEAIGIESSRLPDLRLLGRFHDIGKVGIPDHILFKSSRLSDEEFIIMRRHCEIGYRMAQSSGELLPIADWILKHQEWWNGQGYPLGIKNEGIPLACRILSIADAFDAMTNDRPYRKAMKHEEAIAEIERCAGTQFDPNLVPLFKQIVAAESDKLKKMRHAVQT, from the coding sequence ATGTTTCAAAATAAATATTCTATTGGCTTCAAAATCACGGTAATGTATATAATTATCAGTGTCCTGTGGATATTATTTTCTGATTATTTGGTAAACAGTCTCGTTTCAGATCCAGGGATGGTAATTAAAATAGAGGTTGCAAAAGGATGGTTTTTTGTAGCGATTACAGCCTTAGTGTTATATCAACTCATTTCCCGTAGTTCTGGGCTCCTTAGAGAATCTGAAGAGCAATTGCAGAAGAAAAATGAAGAGATTATGACAACATATGAAGAGTTGCTTGCTTCTGAAGAAGCATTAAAACAGCAATTTGATGAGTTATTATATAGAGAGGAAAAAATAAATCGGCGAAATGAATGTTTGTATGCTTTACATGAAGCCTCCATCACTCTTATGCAAGGTTTTATGGTAGATGATCTTTTGAAGATTGTGGTTAGAAAAATGATGGAGATAAGTGGAGCTCAATTTGGATATATCTACTTACTTAGTGAAAATGACAATTCTATGATATCAAAAGTGATAGAAGGATTTGCGCTAGATCAGATTCAGGAACGTGTAAAAAAAGGTGAAGGTATTATCGGTAAAGTATGGGAAAGCGGAGATATCGTTATTGTTCCAAGATATCATGAGTGGGAAGACCGATTACGCGACCCGGTTTATAATCTTTTAAAAGCAGGTATTGGTATTCCTTTGAAAGCCGAGGGAAAAGTTATTGGTGTCTTTAGCATGAACTATACAGTAAAGCATGTTTTTGATAAAGAAGAATTACAAATGTTAGAAAGTTTTGCCGAGCTCACATCGATTTCCTTAGGAAATTTTCTATTATATGAAGCGTTACAAAAAAGTCAACGACGGAATCAAAGGTTAATTGATGCGCTGCCAGATTCGATATACCTTTTGGATTGCTCTGGCATCGTACTTTCTTATAAAAACGGTAAGGAGTTTACTTCAAAAGTTAATCAGGAAGAGAAAATTGGGAAAAAATTAGAAGAGTTCTTAATGATGGAGAATCCGCAAATTTTGGCGGAGAAGATTCAACAAGCGCTTTTAACGGAAAAGATTCAATTCTTTGAATATCAATATCAAGAAATGAAAATGATCAGATATCAGGAAGTACGAATTATAGCGATTAATGCTAATGAAATCATTGCCATTGTCAGGGATATTACCCATCGAAAAGATATGGAGGGAAAACTTCAATATTATGCTTTGCATGACAGAATGACCGGATTATATAATCGAGTGTATTTTGAAGAGAAGCTGCAGGAGCTGGAAAGAAATTGCCAGAGTTCTATTGGAATTGTGATATGTGATATTGATGGTCTTAAATTAGTAAATGATACTTTTGGACATCAGGCTGGTGATGAGCTTCTCATTAGTGCTGCTATGATCATTAAAGAGTGCTTTTCAGGAATTGCTGAAGTAGCAAGGGTAGGTGGTGATGAGTTTGCAGTAATATTGCATAATTCAAGCAGTACAGATATTGAAGAGATTTGCCAGTGTATTCGTCGGCGGGTTAGCGAATTTCGTGAGGCTAATACTAAAATTCCCCTTAGTATTTCCATTGGATTTAGTGTCAAAGCTTATCCTAAGCAAAGTGTATCGGATATATTTAAAGTTGCTGATGATAATATGTATCGGGAAAAATTACATAGCAGCCAAAGTATTCGGAGTTCCATCGTTAAGACTCTTAGTAAAGCCTTGGAGATTCGGGACTTTGTTGATGATGGGCATATTGATCGATTGGAGATCTTAGTCGTAAAGTTGGCAGAAGCGATAGGGATAGAGTCGAGTAGATTACCTGACTTACGTCTTTTAGGCCGTTTTCATGATATTGGTAAAGTAGGTATACCTGATCACATCCTTTTTAAATCGAGCCGCTTATCAGATGAAGAGTTTATAATTATGAGACGTCATTGTGAAATCGGTTATCGAATGGCGCAGTCTTCCGGTGAGTTATTACCAATTGCAGATTGGATATTAAAACATCAAGAATGGTGGAATGGGCAAGGATATCCGCTAGGAATCAAGAATGAGGGAATACCTTTAGCGTGTCGGATCTTATCTATCGCCGATGCTTTTGATGCGATGACGAATGATCGTCCTTATCGTAAAGCCATGAAGCATGAAGAGGCTATTGCAGAGATTGAACGTTGTGCAGGGACACAATTTGATCCTAATTTAGTACCACTTTTTAAACAGATTGTTGCAGCGGAGTCTGACAAGCTAAAAAAAATGCGTCATGCAGTACAAACTTGA
- the rplT gene encoding 50S ribosomal protein L20, translated as MPRVKTGVTAHKRHKKILKLAKGYKGSKSKLFKKANETVMKALYYARRDRRAKKGEFRRLWISRINAAARLNGLSYSKLISGLSKAGVEVNRKIMADFAVNDTAAFAKLVEIAKEQLK; from the coding sequence ATGCCAAGAGTTAAAACAGGCGTGACAGCACATAAACGTCATAAAAAAATTCTTAAGTTAGCTAAAGGTTATAAGGGTTCTAAGAGCAAGCTGTTTAAAAAAGCAAATGAAACAGTAATGAAAGCTCTATATTATGCTCGTCGCGATCGTCGTGCGAAAAAAGGTGAATTCCGTAGATTGTGGATTTCCCGTATTAATGCTGCGGCTCGTTTAAATGGTCTTTCTTACAGCAAATTGATCAGCGGTTTGAGTAAAGCCGGTGTAGAAGTAAATCGTAAGATTATGGCTGATTTTGCAGTTAATGATACAGCTGCTTTTGCTAAACTTGTTGAAATTGCTAAAGAGCAACTTAAATAG
- the rpmI gene encoding 50S ribosomal protein L35 produces the protein MPKMKTRRAAAKRFKVTGSGEFKRSKAFKRHILEKKGPARKRNLRKAGLVSKSDHERVSKMLPYA, from the coding sequence ATGCCAAAAATGAAAACACGTAGAGCTGCTGCTAAACGCTTTAAAGTTACTGGTAGCGGTGAGTTCAAACGTTCTAAAGCTTTTAAACGCCACATCCTTGAGAAAAAAGGTCCAGCTCGTAAACGTAATTTACGTAAAGCTGGTTTGGTTAGCAAATCTGATCATGAACGCGTATCGAAAATGCTTCCTTACGCCTAA